Proteins encoded by one window of Desulfobaculum bizertense DSM 18034:
- a CDS encoding AraC family transcriptional regulator, producing MAAAQSNSFRFMQSTSDVHMTVLRAVMSDFSYVKHAHDELALGVTLHGIQEFSCNGQLFRSASGDIICFNPGEVHNGNPGDCDPLKYVMLYLEPEDIRNFMGSVATHHVSDVWVPETHFHDAFLRFLILEASQLAPNAERFPLEYEHAVFKIAERLAWRQGLVRPELWLRRKDSLFVKVMDYVHEMLGEDISVEELSSLVHMSKFHFIRLFRTQFGLTPHQFILNQRVNRAREALTKGGRPSDVAQDFGFFDGSHLNRHFKRIYGITPKQYQIQLLK from the coding sequence ATGGCAGCAGCACAGTCTAATTCATTTCGCTTTATGCAAAGCACAAGTGATGTCCACATGACTGTCTTGCGCGCTGTTATGTCTGACTTCTCCTACGTCAAACATGCGCACGATGAGCTGGCTCTTGGCGTCACCCTTCATGGTATTCAGGAATTTTCCTGCAATGGTCAGCTGTTTCGTAGTGCTTCTGGTGACATTATTTGCTTCAATCCCGGTGAGGTTCATAACGGCAACCCCGGGGATTGTGACCCTTTGAAATACGTGATGCTCTATCTTGAGCCTGAGGACATTCGGAATTTTATGGGAAGCGTTGCAACTCATCATGTTTCGGATGTCTGGGTCCCTGAGACACATTTTCATGACGCGTTTTTACGCTTCCTTATTCTGGAGGCATCGCAGCTTGCTCCCAATGCTGAGCGCTTTCCCCTAGAATATGAACACGCTGTGTTCAAAATTGCAGAGCGTTTGGCGTGGCGGCAGGGGCTGGTCCGCCCGGAACTCTGGCTGCGACGAAAGGATTCGCTTTTCGTCAAAGTGATGGACTATGTGCACGAGATGCTTGGCGAGGATATCTCTGTTGAAGAGTTGAGCTCCCTTGTGCACATGTCGAAGTTTCATTTCATTCGCCTCTTCCGAACGCAGTTTGGTCTGACTCCTCATCAGTTTATTCTGAACCAGCGGGTGAACAGGGCGAGGGAAGCGTTGACCAAAGGCGGACGTCCGTCAGATGTCGCTCAGGATTTTGGTTTTTTTGACGGAAGCCATTTGAACAGGCATTTCAAGCGTATTTATGGGATCACACCGAAGCAGTATCAAATTCAGCTGTTAAAGTGA
- a CDS encoding DUF3861 family protein has product MKHTYRVALKELALSQKGAGRSLQFEFGSHDDVFAILERLSGNDALDEDTRAALIVGVKTLGSALLSNPKSPEMSQLLPHFKGLMMELKAVFTENP; this is encoded by the coding sequence ATGAAGCATACATATCGTGTCGCCTTGAAGGAGCTGGCTTTGTCCCAGAAAGGAGCTGGCAGGTCTCTTCAGTTCGAGTTCGGAAGCCATGACGATGTCTTTGCGATTCTGGAACGTCTGAGTGGAAATGACGCCCTTGACGAGGACACCCGCGCCGCCCTGATTGTGGGTGTGAAGACCCTTGGCAGCGCTCTTCTTTCCAACCCAAAGTCCCCGGAAATGTCTCAACTCCTGCCGCATTTCAAGGGACTCATGATGGAGCTTAAAGCCGTTTTCACAGAGAATCCATAG
- a CDS encoding metal-dependent hydrolase family protein has translation MRSFAALGFAVAAFFCAALVGTGECFSQETAEEQSMILLQNVRVFDGKSDALRPDLDVLVKGNHIEKIGKKLSAPDGARVLDGGGRTLTPGFIDAHTHLQWNLGVFEQFAAPIDYQAALSLLEAKNTLMRGFTTIRDVAGSVFGVKRSIDEGIFPGPRIYSGGAALTMTAGHGDMRTVNSLPRLFGGVESEVERIGMCIFADGVPEVLTACRVQFRNGADFIKVFAGGAVSGMYDPVDIGEYSKEELEAAVGEAKRWNTYVAVHAYTDKSVRDALEAGAMTIEHANLVSEDTIKLAVKKGAYISAQTGVFLSPPPESFTPAQKARQKLVADGLDHMMKMAKKHKAKIGFGSDMIGSIELKKMQSTEFTNRTKWFSNAEILRQATSVNGEILALSGPRNPYPGKLGVIEEGALADLLLIQGNPLEDIKLLLNPEENIDLIMKDGTIYKNTLSEN, from the coding sequence TATGATTCTTCTTCAGAATGTACGAGTTTTTGATGGCAAGAGTGATGCGTTGCGTCCTGATCTGGATGTACTCGTAAAGGGAAATCACATTGAAAAGATTGGGAAAAAGCTTTCGGCACCAGACGGCGCGCGCGTGCTTGATGGTGGGGGACGGACTCTGACTCCGGGGTTCATTGATGCGCATACGCATTTGCAGTGGAATCTTGGAGTGTTTGAGCAGTTTGCTGCGCCGATTGATTATCAGGCTGCGCTGTCTTTGCTGGAGGCAAAAAATACGCTGATGCGTGGCTTTACCACTATTCGTGATGTTGCTGGTTCTGTTTTTGGCGTGAAGCGGTCTATTGATGAGGGCATATTCCCTGGACCTCGCATTTATTCTGGTGGTGCCGCGCTGACAATGACCGCGGGGCATGGTGATATGCGAACAGTGAATTCTTTGCCCCGACTTTTTGGTGGTGTCGAGTCTGAGGTGGAACGCATCGGGATGTGCATTTTTGCAGATGGCGTTCCTGAGGTTCTGACAGCCTGTCGAGTGCAGTTCCGAAATGGTGCTGATTTTATCAAGGTTTTTGCTGGTGGTGCGGTGTCTGGCATGTATGACCCCGTGGACATCGGGGAATATTCCAAGGAGGAACTTGAGGCCGCGGTTGGCGAGGCAAAACGCTGGAACACGTATGTTGCTGTGCATGCGTATACCGACAAGTCTGTTCGGGACGCGCTTGAAGCTGGAGCCATGACCATTGAGCACGCGAATTTGGTCAGTGAGGACACGATAAAACTCGCCGTGAAAAAAGGTGCGTACATAAGCGCGCAGACAGGTGTGTTTTTAAGCCCGCCGCCCGAAAGCTTCACTCCTGCCCAGAAGGCACGGCAAAAGCTGGTGGCAGACGGTTTGGATCATATGATGAAGATGGCGAAAAAGCATAAGGCCAAGATTGGTTTCGGTTCAGATATGATTGGCTCTATTGAACTGAAAAAGATGCAGAGCACGGAGTTCACGAATCGAACAAAGTGGTTCTCAAATGCGGAGATTTTGCGCCAGGCTACTTCTGTGAATGGTGAAATTCTTGCTCTGAGTGGCCCTCGTAACCCGTATCCGGGAAAGCTCGGAGTCATTGAAGAGGGAGCACTTGCTGATCTCCTGCTCATTCAGGGGAATCCTCTTGAAGACATCAAACTTCTTCTCAATCCAGAAGAAAATATTGATCTCATCATGAAGGATGGAACGATTTACAAGAATACCCTGAGCGAGAACTAG
- the rsgA gene encoding ribosome small subunit-dependent GTPase A, with product MTNPCATHPQRRNPLDHLFQLGWKKNTVLFLEDMATEPHCVARVISVQRNLFLVSNAQEEWLCSAAGKLLHAKNADFPVTGDWVLTHDKHITAVLPRQNMLSRGEAGSHDRHSGIAQKTQPIAANLDTVFIVSGLDRDFNLRRLERYLTLVYNCGINPVIILTKADLQNAPENFQMEVESIAFGVPVILCSAKNMQGKEEVEQYIQRGQTVAMIGSSGAGKSTLANMLYGKDIQITAHVSESVGKGRHATTHRELLKMPQGGMLIDNPGIREIAFSEGGEGIQRSFEDIEQLAEYCRFADCTHQTEPGCAVLRAVQNGELPAERLESYHKMQRELDYLESRSTKSADRIEKERWKDVALRIKDLKRRRR from the coding sequence ATGACCAATCCCTGTGCAACACATCCACAGCGCCGAAATCCTCTCGACCACCTTTTTCAGCTTGGCTGGAAAAAAAATACAGTCCTTTTCCTTGAAGACATGGCCACGGAGCCACATTGTGTGGCCCGAGTCATCAGTGTTCAAAGAAACCTTTTCCTCGTTTCGAATGCACAAGAGGAATGGCTGTGCTCGGCAGCGGGAAAACTCCTACACGCCAAAAACGCTGATTTTCCTGTCACGGGCGACTGGGTCCTGACCCACGACAAACATATTACAGCAGTACTGCCCCGGCAAAACATGCTGTCACGAGGTGAGGCAGGATCTCATGACAGGCACTCTGGCATTGCGCAAAAAACGCAGCCCATCGCAGCAAATCTGGACACGGTTTTTATTGTCAGCGGTCTGGACCGCGACTTTAATCTTCGCCGTCTGGAGCGCTACCTGACGCTGGTCTATAACTGCGGGATAAATCCCGTCATAATCCTGACCAAAGCAGATTTGCAAAATGCCCCAGAAAACTTCCAGATGGAGGTCGAAAGCATCGCGTTTGGAGTTCCAGTCATCCTCTGCTCGGCAAAAAACATGCAGGGAAAAGAAGAGGTGGAACAGTACATCCAAAGGGGACAAACCGTTGCCATGATCGGCTCTTCTGGAGCGGGTAAGTCTACACTGGCAAATATGCTGTATGGAAAAGACATCCAGATAACAGCTCACGTGAGTGAAAGCGTTGGCAAAGGCCGTCATGCAACAACACACCGCGAACTCCTCAAAATGCCACAGGGGGGAATGCTCATAGATAATCCCGGCATTCGCGAAATCGCATTTTCGGAAGGCGGGGAAGGCATCCAGCGAAGCTTCGAAGACATCGAACAACTGGCAGAATACTGCCGCTTTGCAGACTGCACACACCAGACCGAACCGGGATGCGCAGTACTCCGAGCTGTTCAAAATGGAGAACTGCCAGCCGAACGGCTGGAAAGCTACCATAAGATGCAACGAGAGCTGGATTACCTCGAAAGCCGAAGTACCAAGAGTGCTGACCGAATAGAAAAAGAACGCTGGAAAGATGTGGCTCTGCGTATCAAAGATCTAAAACGCCGACGCCGCTAA
- a CDS encoding LysE family translocator: protein MLGILLYSLGIMYTPGPVNILSLNRGVQARYTLHIPFCCGVGVALFFWFLLIGYAGSALLGRTAMPVISAFGAGFIVYLACKVLASAQLEFKGEGKAYVLSFRDGLVMQLLNPKSFLAVLPVTAVQFPAAGIDGTGIALWSLGLACLGFGAPLLYAYLGSNLSQFVEKPVYFLWFNRAMGIALVWVAVDMVYTHIFQVLWSHQLSAAFP, encoded by the coding sequence ATGCTTGGAATTTTGCTCTACAGTCTTGGCATTATGTACACCCCCGGCCCCGTGAATATCCTGAGCCTGAACCGTGGTGTGCAGGCCCGGTACACTCTGCATATACCCTTTTGCTGTGGTGTGGGCGTTGCCCTGTTTTTTTGGTTTCTTTTGATTGGCTATGCGGGCAGTGCCCTTTTGGGCAGGACTGCAATGCCTGTGATCTCTGCCTTTGGTGCTGGCTTTATTGTATATCTGGCCTGTAAGGTCTTGGCTTCCGCACAGCTGGAGTTCAAGGGCGAGGGCAAGGCCTATGTCTTGAGCTTTCGAGATGGGCTTGTGATGCAGCTTCTGAACCCTAAATCGTTTCTTGCGGTTCTCCCGGTGACGGCTGTCCAGTTCCCTGCTGCGGGCATAGATGGAACAGGAATAGCCCTGTGGTCTTTGGGCCTCGCCTGTCTTGGCTTTGGTGCTCCACTTCTTTACGCCTACCTTGGTTCAAATCTCTCCCAGTTTGTTGAGAAACCAGTCTATTTTTTATGGTTCAACAGGGCTATGGGGATTGCCCTTGTTTGGGTCGCAGTCGACATGGTCTATACGCATATTTTTCAGGTTCTCTGGTCACACCAGCTTTCGGCAGCTTTCCCCTAA